From the genome of Streptococcus marmotae, one region includes:
- a CDS encoding cystathionine beta-lyase, whose protein sequence is MDYIDLALKYGGFTSLDRVYLTRQLKCLTDRQKLAFITPPPSVINAYFAEIYQKQGPQAATDYYLELSCQLHLLTACPSFEEKKPFVRLNLSGKSFGFAYHNEAELAQVFAEKNEPVTSDLLFEIAQIFPHYSVFVKDDLIWMQPLAIDEDSLIAVESSYLLTDLAESADWVQISGFNQEEVIEIASQYSGQAYYAWSGRKAIISIQK, encoded by the coding sequence ATGGATTATATTGATCTGGCCTTGAAATACGGTGGTTTTACGAGTCTTGATAGGGTGTATCTGACACGGCAATTAAAATGCTTAACGGATCGTCAAAAGCTGGCCTTTATCACACCGCCACCCTCTGTGATTAATGCTTATTTTGCAGAAATCTATCAGAAACAAGGGCCACAGGCTGCGACCGATTATTATCTCGAACTATCCTGTCAACTTCATCTCTTGACAGCTTGTCCGTCATTTGAAGAGAAAAAACCATTTGTTCGCCTGAATCTATCTGGAAAGTCGTTTGGTTTTGCCTATCATAATGAGGCAGAATTAGCACAAGTATTTGCTGAAAAAAATGAGCCAGTAACGTCTGATTTGCTTTTTGAGATTGCACAGATTTTTCCTCATTACTCCGTTTTTGTCAAAGATGACCTGATTTGGATGCAGCCCTTGGCTATCGATGAGGACAGTCTTATAGCAGTAGAGAGTTCTTATCTCTTAACAGACCTTGCTGAAAGTGCGGACTGGGTGCAGATTTCAGGTTTTAACCAAGAAGAGGTGATAGAGATTGCAAGCCAGTATTCCGGTCAAGCCTACTATGCTTGGTCAGGAAGAAAAGCAATTATCTCTATTCAAAAATAG
- a CDS encoding DUF3042 family protein encodes MAKGFGKGFLTGVASTVALAAGAVFTIHKTIIEPEEKKEAFIEENRKKAARRRVAH; translated from the coding sequence ATGGCTAAAGGTTTTGGAAAAGGTTTCTTAACGGGAGTAGCTAGTACAGTCGCTCTTGCTGCAGGTGCTGTCTTTACGATTCATAAAACAATCATTGAACCTGAAGAAAAGAAAGAAGCGTTCATCGAAGAAAATCGCAAAAAAGCAGCACGCCGCCGTGTCGCACATTAA
- a CDS encoding ATP-binding cassette domain-containing protein, with the protein MSTLLTLQSLTKQYASQKAVNHISFSIQKGEICGLVGENGAGKTTLLRILSGLIAPTSGEIFSSQPYRIGALIESPALQPNLSAEGNLHYIALQLGLKNRQQIIEETLEIVGLQEVNPHKKAKDFSLGMRQRLAIAMAILDRPDFLILDEPINGLDPAGIRDMRNIILTLREQYNMTILISSHILSELELVVDRYIIMHKGKVLRQFSKTELQQELEEKLYLATTNLKATKILLQKQDISFQEEDDYLILPKETEIMSLIAQLIHERIELKAIFNKKIAFESYYLQLIQEGESSNELS; encoded by the coding sequence ATGTCCACACTTTTAACCTTACAATCCTTAACAAAACAGTATGCCTCTCAAAAGGCTGTCAACCACATTTCCTTCTCCATTCAAAAAGGGGAAATCTGTGGTCTTGTCGGAGAAAATGGAGCAGGAAAGACGACTCTTTTGCGAATCCTCTCTGGTCTAATCGCACCAACATCCGGTGAAATTTTTTCATCCCAACCCTATCGCATCGGTGCACTCATTGAATCACCTGCTCTGCAACCAAATCTCTCAGCGGAAGGAAATCTTCACTATATTGCCCTACAACTAGGATTAAAAAATAGACAGCAGATTATTGAAGAAACTCTTGAAATAGTTGGTCTCCAAGAGGTTAATCCACACAAGAAAGCTAAGGATTTTTCCCTTGGTATGCGGCAAAGACTAGCGATTGCTATGGCTATCTTGGATCGTCCAGATTTTCTCATTCTCGATGAACCTATCAACGGCTTAGACCCCGCAGGTATCCGAGATATGCGAAATATCATTCTTACTCTACGTGAACAGTACAACATGACTATTTTAATCTCTAGCCATATCTTATCAGAATTAGAATTAGTCGTAGATCGATATATTATCATGCATAAAGGGAAAGTCTTACGACAATTTTCAAAAACAGAACTCCAGCAAGAACTAGAAGAAAAACTCTATCTAGCAACAACCAATCTTAAAGCAACTAAAATTCTTCTGCAAAAACAAGACATTTCGTTCCAAGAAGAAGATGATTACCTCATTCTTCCAAAGGAAACAGAGATTATGTCCCTCATAGCACAGCTAATTCACGAACGCATTGAACTAAAAGCAATTTTTAATAAGAAAATCGCTTTTGAAAGCTACTATCTACAACTCATTCAAGAAGGAGAATCTAGCAATGAATTATCTTAA
- a CDS encoding ABC transporter permease, translating into MNYLKADLYRILKERKLILSLSILFALSLLSAFLLSSSPSKEDSYNLIQLLTQFLPLFFLAPTNLLFGEDFHHRTINNLIVKKQKRNAIFLYKILTNLVINLLYILFAYTLALLMRILLGGEVDITTSWSIFIHQLPLYICIILLASTLFIAFKKINQAYLSFILIVLLFDNVLHLITENLLHIPLPNSIFLFLALQNTDTNWTASTIIACFFTIIYLASSFYLFKKKELK; encoded by the coding sequence ATGAATTATCTTAAAGCAGACCTTTATCGTATCCTAAAAGAAAGAAAACTGATTTTATCCCTTTCAATCCTATTTGCCTTATCACTACTATCTGCCTTTTTACTCAGCAGTAGCCCTTCAAAGGAGGATTCCTACAACCTAATTCAACTCTTGACACAGTTTCTTCCACTCTTTTTTCTTGCTCCTACAAATCTCCTATTTGGAGAAGATTTCCATCACCGAACAATTAACAATCTCATTGTCAAAAAACAAAAACGAAATGCTATTTTTCTCTACAAAATTCTCACAAATCTTGTTATCAACCTACTATACATCCTTTTTGCTTACACTCTAGCACTTCTCATGCGTATTCTTCTAGGAGGCGAAGTTGATATCACAACTAGTTGGTCGATTTTTATTCACCAACTCCCTCTTTACATCTGTATTATCCTACTCGCTTCTACCCTCTTTATCGCCTTTAAGAAAATCAATCAGGCCTATCTTTCCTTTATTCTCATCGTTCTCCTGTTCGATAATGTTCTTCATCTGATTACTGAAAATCTCCTCCATATCCCCCTTCCAAATAGTATCTTCCTCTTCCTAGCTTTACAAAATACAGATACAAATTGGACTGCTAGCACAATCATCGCTTGCTTTTTTACGATTATCTATCTAGCAAGTAGCTTCTACTTATTCAAAAAGAAAGAATTGAAATAA
- a CDS encoding Rgg/GadR/MutR family transcriptional regulator: protein MKEQYGKVFKIIRESKNMSLKEVAGDFVTPAQLSRFENGKSNLTVDTFFHCLNNMDVLQGEFSTFYNTYYQDEDVRTSKELYLAIEARNIEFFQRYIKDYEKRYGDYKRKSDRLMIAVFHVFMNRCDPSIIIPEEEKRVITDYLMSIDEWCRYELWILSNCARSLSTKTLEILGMEVIKRSQFYDNIEENARKTYGLLLNIIGHLLDRKEERFASKFIKMLDSANMLETYMLERLQLKFCKAHLRYLQGVVGGLDEMKECKHIMEFLDCYELSIQISDTISQLTDM, encoded by the coding sequence ATGAAAGAACAGTATGGAAAAGTTTTTAAAATTATTCGAGAATCAAAGAATATGTCTTTAAAAGAGGTCGCTGGAGATTTTGTAACTCCTGCTCAGTTATCACGTTTTGAGAATGGAAAGAGCAATCTGACCGTTGATACATTTTTCCATTGTTTGAATAATATGGATGTTTTGCAGGGAGAGTTCTCAACTTTTTATAATACTTATTATCAAGATGAAGATGTGAGAACTTCTAAAGAACTATATTTAGCTATAGAAGCCCGTAATATTGAATTTTTTCAAAGGTATATTAAAGATTATGAAAAAAGATATGGAGATTATAAGAGAAAGTCAGATAGACTGATGATTGCGGTTTTTCATGTTTTTATGAATAGATGTGACCCATCTATTATTATTCCTGAAGAAGAAAAGAGAGTGATAACCGATTATTTGATGTCTATTGATGAGTGGTGCAGATATGAGTTATGGATATTAAGTAATTGTGCTCGTTCTCTAAGTACAAAAACGTTAGAAATTTTAGGTATGGAAGTAATAAAGCGCAGTCAGTTTTATGATAATATTGAGGAAAATGCGAGAAAAACGTATGGATTATTATTAAATATAATAGGTCATTTATTAGATAGAAAAGAAGAACGATTCGCTTCTAAGTTTATTAAGATGTTAGATAGTGCGAATATGCTAGAAACATACATGTTAGAAAGGTTACAGTTAAAATTTTGTAAAGCACATTTACGTTATTTACAGGGAGTTGTAGGAGGTTTAGATGAGATGAAGGAGTGTAAGCATATAATGGAGTTTTTGGATTGTTACGAGCTATCTATTCAAATTTCTGATACAATCAGCCAACTTACAGATATGTAA
- a CDS encoding ATP-binding cassette domain-containing protein, whose amino-acid sequence MAIELLNVSKKFGSKEIFTDLNLRFEAGKSYALIGGSGSGKSTLLNIIGRLEKINNGNVLVDEQDIWKTKERTFFKNVIGYVFQNYSLIENKTVYENLRLINKDKNIISDVLEKVGLSSDYLNQKIYELSGGQAQRVAIARMLLKPRKIILADEPTGALDGEIGKEIIQLLLSEATKNKYVIIATHDPAVYNKVDVIIDMKEIGSKI is encoded by the coding sequence ATGGCAATTGAACTGTTGAATGTTAGCAAAAAATTCGGCTCAAAAGAGATATTTACAGACTTAAATTTAAGATTCGAAGCTGGAAAAAGCTACGCATTGATTGGAGGTTCTGGTTCAGGTAAAAGTACACTGCTTAATATTATAGGAAGACTAGAAAAAATCAACAATGGGAACGTTTTAGTTGATGAGCAGGATATTTGGAAAACAAAAGAAAGAACTTTCTTTAAAAATGTAATTGGGTATGTGTTTCAGAACTATTCTTTAATAGAAAATAAAACAGTATATGAGAATTTAAGGCTCATCAATAAAGACAAAAACATAATCTCTGATGTACTTGAAAAAGTAGGGCTTTCTAGTGACTATTTAAACCAAAAAATATATGAACTGTCGGGAGGGCAGGCTCAGCGTGTAGCGATTGCAAGAATGTTACTGAAACCACGTAAAATTATTTTAGCGGACGAACCTACAGGGGCTTTGGATGGTGAGATTGGAAAAGAAATCATTCAGTTACTTTTGAGTGAAGCAACTAAAAATAAATATGTTATTATAGCAACACATGACCCAGCGGTATATAATAAAGTTGATGTTATCATTGATATGAAAGAGATAGGGAGCAAGATATGA
- the miaA gene encoding tRNA (adenosine(37)-N6)-dimethylallyltransferase MiaA has protein sequence MKTKIIAVVGPTAVGKTALGIELAQRYNGEIISGDSQQVYRQLDIGTAKATKEEQGLAPHHLIDVRDVTEGYSAYDFVAEASQLIAELAEKGKVPIIVGGTGLYIQSLLEGYHLGGQVAHEEILAYRKELDTWPDERLFGKIAELGIEIPQINRRRAMRQLELAHFGQELENQEPPYEALVIGLSDERAVLYERINQRVDQMVEVGLLEEAKWLYETYPTAQASLGIGYKEWFPYFKGEITVTEAIDKVKQNTRRFAKRQLTWFRNRMQVVFDLVSEEGFKDQIFQRVTEFLEEKS, from the coding sequence ATGAAAACAAAGATAATAGCAGTGGTAGGACCGACTGCGGTGGGGAAAACTGCCCTAGGAATTGAGCTTGCACAGCGCTATAATGGAGAGATTATTAGTGGCGACAGTCAGCAGGTTTATCGACAATTAGATATTGGAACAGCCAAGGCAACCAAGGAAGAGCAGGGCCTTGCGCCCCACCATTTGATTGATGTGCGCGATGTGACAGAAGGCTATTCTGCCTATGATTTTGTAGCAGAAGCTAGCCAGTTGATTGCGGAACTTGCTGAAAAAGGAAAGGTGCCGATTATCGTAGGTGGCACAGGTCTTTATATTCAAAGTTTGCTGGAGGGCTATCATTTGGGTGGTCAGGTGGCACATGAGGAGATTCTTGCCTACCGAAAAGAGCTAGACACTTGGCCAGATGAGCGTTTATTTGGGAAAATAGCAGAGCTGGGAATTGAAATTCCCCAAATCAACCGCCGTCGTGCTATGAGGCAATTGGAGTTGGCACATTTTGGTCAAGAGTTGGAAAACCAAGAACCACCTTATGAAGCCTTAGTGATTGGCCTGTCAGATGAACGAGCTGTCTTATATGAACGCATCAACCAGCGTGTGGATCAGATGGTGGAAGTCGGCTTGCTAGAAGAAGCCAAGTGGCTCTATGAAACCTATCCAACAGCTCAAGCCAGTTTGGGAATTGGATACAAGGAATGGTTTCCTTATTTTAAAGGGGAGATAACTGTCACAGAAGCGATTGACAAGGTCAAGCAAAACACCCGCCGCTTTGCCAAACGCCAATTGACATGGTTTCGTAACCGCATGCAGGTGGTGTTTGACCTCGTATCTGAAGAGGGGTTCAAGGACCAGATTTTCCAACGAGTAACGGAATTTTTAGAGGAAAAATCATGA
- a CDS encoding ABC transporter permease, which produces MKLKLAVIGFFFCLIAAIGLVNISDTQTPIPLPIDGAFSIQGKSKLSSNEIYEVIRNLSETKKVKIYKPIVQSSGQLTYLSFDDTNDELLKSAPITGMYYTLGKIDSTSLQTLTDTGLKTAYMAYPWHIGGIVQFSGTLRLLLMATIYLTLLVVLFVVRTRQIKEGVIRRSLGLPIYNLRKDYVISLLFELALVALLMISYSHFLGSGFFTYSSKLFFSLLLTNFILFQIIDLLTFVLFWLTIKVEKPIEIIKNKAKNRLIFIVWLAIISAIIVVSGSLLHETKSSQSRINRQIQHLEPWKEVKDWKRLEFLGIDDEPVHDGQANDSGAKYIQIASSFKKLDFLYIKPSSVYIPDQMKTSNFAEDFSKQLKSDGITNPEVNKELIYINRTGVQVQNAASGTNYQVLDNKVATVYIPDKFKKYRTSIENTVVAEQFTGTNFTKENLAVQIIPNGKTFFHFNENGDDGHEDSLPFANASETKDNIVVVLDTDKMIEGKDFILASNILYNSLFSPEAIKKVNDVSGQLNFSINPVDVYQIVKLNIQSLEHQIFLSKILQKIIYGIVFLLIYQYIQLFISSKQNDYVKKIILGLSKTGIALSSLKYFIVTITMVILFTFVRTRQVELLYIGTASLMVLIISTTMSFRKLSEKYTQILKGDE; this is translated from the coding sequence ATGAAATTAAAATTAGCTGTTATCGGCTTCTTCTTTTGTTTAATTGCTGCAATTGGTCTGGTGAATATTAGTGATACTCAAACCCCAATCCCGTTACCAATTGATGGTGCTTTTTCAATTCAAGGGAAAAGTAAGCTTTCTAGTAACGAAATATACGAAGTAATTCGGAATCTATCAGAAACGAAAAAAGTAAAGATTTACAAGCCGATAGTTCAGAGTTCAGGTCAGTTGACTTATCTAAGTTTCGATGATACAAACGACGAACTATTAAAGTCGGCACCGATAACAGGGATGTATTATACCCTCGGGAAAATAGATTCAACTAGTTTACAAACACTTACAGATACAGGACTGAAAACAGCCTATATGGCCTATCCTTGGCATATAGGAGGAATTGTACAATTCTCTGGAACTTTAAGATTGTTGTTAATGGCTACCATTTACTTAACCTTATTAGTTGTTTTATTTGTTGTCCGAACGAGGCAGATTAAAGAAGGGGTCATACGACGTTCTTTAGGCTTACCGATATACAACCTAAGAAAAGATTATGTTATTTCTTTGCTGTTTGAACTGGCTTTGGTTGCATTATTGATGATTTCTTACAGTCATTTTTTGGGAAGTGGTTTCTTCACCTATAGTTCTAAGTTGTTTTTCTCCCTGCTCCTAACTAATTTTATACTATTTCAAATCATTGACCTCCTCACTTTTGTTCTCTTTTGGTTGACGATTAAGGTTGAAAAACCAATTGAAATTATAAAAAACAAGGCAAAAAATAGACTCATTTTTATCGTATGGCTTGCAATTATTTCTGCTATCATCGTTGTTTCAGGGAGTTTGTTACACGAAACAAAGAGTAGTCAATCCAGAATCAATCGACAGATACAGCATTTAGAACCGTGGAAAGAAGTAAAAGACTGGAAAAGACTAGAGTTTCTGGGGATTGATGATGAACCTGTTCATGATGGACAAGCAAATGATTCAGGAGCTAAATATATACAGATAGCCTCTTCCTTCAAAAAATTAGATTTTTTATATATCAAACCATCGTCGGTGTATATTCCAGATCAGATGAAAACTTCTAATTTTGCAGAAGATTTTTCTAAGCAATTAAAAAGTGATGGGATAACGAATCCAGAAGTCAATAAAGAGTTGATCTACATCAACCGAACAGGTGTTCAAGTACAAAATGCAGCGAGTGGAACAAACTATCAAGTGTTAGATAATAAGGTAGCCACCGTCTATATTCCTGATAAATTTAAAAAGTATAGGACATCAATTGAGAACACCGTCGTGGCCGAACAATTCACTGGAACAAACTTCACAAAAGAGAATCTTGCAGTGCAAATCATTCCTAATGGGAAAACATTCTTTCATTTCAATGAGAATGGAGATGATGGTCATGAAGACAGTCTACCATTTGCAAATGCGTCAGAAACCAAGGATAACATAGTCGTGGTATTAGACACAGATAAGATGATTGAAGGCAAAGATTTTATTTTGGCTAGCAATATACTATATAACTCACTTTTTAGTCCTGAAGCGATAAAGAAGGTAAATGATGTGAGTGGCCAGTTGAATTTTTCAATCAATCCAGTAGACGTTTACCAAATTGTAAAGCTGAATATTCAATCTTTAGAGCACCAAATTTTCCTTTCAAAAATCTTGCAGAAGATTATTTATGGTATTGTATTTCTACTCATTTATCAGTATATTCAACTATTTATTTCTTCAAAACAAAATGATTACGTGAAAAAAATCATTTTAGGTCTATCAAAAACAGGGATAGCCTTGTCTAGTCTCAAATATTTTATTGTAACGATTACAATGGTTATCCTATTTACATTTGTTAGGACAAGGCAAGTAGAACTACTGTACATTGGTACCGCTTCTTTAATGGTGTTAATTATTTCAACGACAATGAGTTTCAGAAAATTATCTGAAAAATATACTCAAATTTTAAAAGGAGATGAATAA
- the hflX gene encoding GTPase HflX yields MIETRKEEERALLIGVELQQTENFVMSMEELASLAKTAGAVVKGSYTQKREKYDSKTFIGSGKLEEIKLMVEADGIDTVIVNNRLTPRQNVNLEEILGVKVIDRMQLILDIFAMRARSHEGKLQVHLAQLKYMLPRLIGQGIMLSRQAGGIGSRGPGESQLELNRRSIRNQIADIERQLKIVKKNRAMIRERRIQSGVFKIGLIGYTNAGKSTIMNALTDKRQYEADELFATLDATTKQVQLSDTFQVTVTDTVGFIQDLPTELISAFKSTLEESMTVDLLLHVIDASDPNHTEQEEVVLTILQELEMLDIPRLALYNKLDKTDDSFTPSQFPHVMLSAKDENAKSHIQMMVLAKIKTMFEPFEIRVPLKDSYTLHDLGRIALIDKRFYEDDVEVIKGYISKKDKWKLEEFENGLY; encoded by the coding sequence ATGATTGAAACGAGAAAAGAAGAAGAGCGTGCCTTGCTGATTGGAGTAGAACTGCAGCAGACAGAAAACTTTGTCATGTCTATGGAAGAACTTGCGAGTCTTGCTAAAACAGCTGGTGCAGTTGTAAAAGGTAGCTACACCCAGAAGCGAGAAAAGTACGACAGCAAGACCTTTATCGGTTCAGGAAAATTAGAAGAAATCAAGCTCATGGTGGAAGCAGATGGCATTGATACCGTCATTGTCAATAATCGCTTGACCCCACGGCAGAACGTCAATTTAGAGGAAATCTTGGGCGTGAAAGTCATTGACCGCATGCAATTGATTTTGGACATCTTTGCCATGAGAGCAAGGAGCCATGAGGGGAAATTACAAGTGCACTTGGCTCAATTGAAGTACATGCTACCACGTCTGATTGGACAGGGAATTATGCTGAGTCGTCAGGCTGGGGGAATTGGTTCTCGTGGACCTGGTGAAAGTCAGCTAGAGCTCAATCGTCGTAGCATTCGTAACCAGATTGCTGATATTGAACGGCAATTGAAAATCGTTAAGAAAAATCGTGCAATGATTCGAGAGCGCAGAATCCAATCAGGTGTGTTCAAAATCGGTCTTATTGGTTATACTAATGCAGGAAAGTCTACGATTATGAATGCTCTGACAGATAAACGCCAGTATGAGGCAGATGAATTGTTTGCGACCTTAGATGCAACGACTAAGCAGGTACAGCTGTCCGATACCTTCCAAGTAACGGTGACCGATACGGTTGGATTTATCCAGGATTTACCGACAGAGTTGATTTCAGCTTTTAAATCAACCTTGGAAGAATCGATGACTGTCGACTTGCTACTCCATGTGATTGATGCTTCTGATCCCAATCATACTGAGCAGGAAGAAGTTGTCTTGACCATTTTGCAAGAGTTAGAGATGTTGGACATTCCCCGCCTCGCCCTTTATAATAAATTAGATAAGACAGATGACAGCTTTACACCGAGTCAATTTCCGCATGTCATGCTATCTGCCAAAGATGAGAATGCCAAATCCCATATCCAGATGATGGTCTTAGCAAAAATCAAAACCATGTTTGAGCCATTTGAGATTCGCGTCCCCCTGAAAGACAGTTATACACTGCATGACCTTGGGCGGATAGCCTTAATCGATAAGCGCTTTTATGAAGATGATGTGGAGGTCATCAAGGGCTATATTTCAAAGAAAGATAAGTGGAAATTAGAGGAATTTGAAAATGGATTATATTGA